The following proteins are encoded in a genomic region of Thermococcus pacificus:
- a CDS encoding ABC transporter permease, whose product MKKSGSDLTKALNPRPFIESLIAILVGFIIGAIVLVAFGYDPLAAYYWLFTGALGSARGIASTLKYATPIMLTALTFAIGTRTGIFNIGAESSFYFGAIAAVIFTNIWANMWFGLLMGMLFGALWALPAAALKVYRGVHEVISTIMLNWIGWFFVLWLIVGPYANPNDPNKTIRIPEAARLPEIGYGLSIAIIIAVIAALLTYFLLWHTTMGFGMRASGINQKAARYAGMNPKLAVMWSFIIGGLLSGLGGAMKIMGEGPGYAISQGGANIYGFGFDGIGVSLVGRNHPLGIILSALFFGMLRAGTAMMQARAQVPLEIIKVIQGIIVIAVAIPSLYDLVKKAVHRGAAQ is encoded by the coding sequence ATGAAGAAATCAGGAAGTGATCTGACCAAAGCATTGAATCCCCGCCCCTTCATCGAGAGCCTCATAGCCATACTCGTCGGCTTCATAATCGGTGCTATAGTGCTCGTGGCCTTCGGATACGACCCGCTGGCTGCTTACTACTGGCTGTTCACTGGTGCATTGGGTTCGGCCAGGGGTATAGCATCAACCCTCAAGTACGCCACACCGATAATGCTCACGGCTTTGACCTTCGCGATAGGCACGAGGACCGGAATCTTCAACATCGGTGCGGAGAGCTCCTTCTACTTCGGCGCAATAGCGGCTGTCATCTTCACCAACATCTGGGCCAACATGTGGTTCGGCCTCCTGATGGGCATGCTCTTCGGAGCCCTGTGGGCGCTCCCTGCGGCGGCCCTCAAGGTCTACCGCGGCGTCCACGAGGTCATATCCACCATCATGCTCAACTGGATCGGCTGGTTCTTCGTCCTCTGGCTCATAGTCGGCCCCTACGCCAACCCCAACGACCCCAACAAGACCATAAGGATACCTGAAGCGGCCAGGCTTCCCGAGATAGGCTACGGCCTCTCCATAGCGATAATCATCGCGGTCATAGCGGCGCTCCTCACCTACTTCCTGCTTTGGCACACCACGATGGGCTTCGGCATGCGTGCAAGTGGAATCAACCAGAAAGCGGCGCGCTACGCTGGAATGAACCCTAAGTTGGCCGTCATGTGGTCCTTCATCATCGGCGGCCTGCTCAGCGGCCTCGGCGGCGCCATGAAGATAATGGGTGAGGGGCCGGGATACGCGATAAGCCAGGGCGGGGCCAACATCTACGGGTTCGGTTTCGATGGAATCGGCGTTTCCCTCGTCGGCAGGAACCATCCGCTTGGAATAATTCTCTCGGCTCTGTTCTTTGGAATGCTCCGCGCCGGAACTGCCATGATGCAGGCCAGGGCCCAGGTTCCGCTGGAAATCATCAAGGTTATCCAGGGAATCATCGTCATAGCAGTAGCCATTCCGAGCCTCTACGACCTGGTTAAGAAAGCCGTCCACAGGGGGGCTGCCCAATGA